The following proteins are encoded in a genomic region of Sorangiineae bacterium MSr12523:
- a CDS encoding MFS transporter codes for MQARSVDSSSRWIALAFIALAQLMVALDATIVSIALPSVQRALHFTNAERQWVVTAYTLPLAGLLLLGGRIADSIGRKRAFLIGLTGFAAASALGGAALDLRMLALARALQGAFAALLSPTALSLLAVTFTEPRERAKAFAVYGGIAGSGGAIGLVLGGALTQMASWRWCLYVNVAIAAVAFVGARRVVPRTPGTGDLRADIPGVLLVGSGLVCAVSACTSSYAPWLAFAAVVLLALFVVREARAENPLLPLHIVADRNRGGACLCAALAIVGMFGLFLLLTYYFQTVLHYPPVMAGLAFLPMTASSLFVATTLASRLLPRLPPRALMAPGLLTASFGMALLTRIDADTHYLTGILPAEICVGLGMGCAMITAFSVATQGISPREAGVASATVNASQQVGGSIGTALLNAVAASSLVPVQGYATAAAWASGALFVASLLATLFITLPTAASPRTGSAPQMQAPPPR; via the coding sequence ATGCAGGCGCGTTCCGTTGATTCCTCGAGCCGCTGGATCGCGCTCGCCTTCATCGCGCTGGCGCAGCTCATGGTCGCGCTCGACGCCACCATCGTGAGCATCGCGCTCCCCTCGGTGCAGCGTGCGCTGCACTTCACCAATGCGGAGCGCCAATGGGTCGTCACGGCCTACACCCTTCCGCTCGCGGGCTTGCTCCTGCTCGGCGGACGCATCGCCGATTCCATTGGCCGCAAGCGCGCGTTCTTGATCGGCCTCACCGGTTTTGCCGCGGCCTCGGCCCTCGGGGGTGCCGCGCTCGATCTGCGCATGCTCGCCCTCGCCCGTGCGCTGCAAGGCGCTTTTGCCGCCTTGCTCTCGCCGACAGCGCTTTCGCTCCTGGCGGTGACCTTCACCGAACCGCGCGAGCGTGCGAAAGCCTTCGCGGTCTACGGCGGCATCGCGGGCAGCGGCGGGGCCATCGGCCTCGTGCTCGGCGGCGCACTTACCCAGATGGCCAGCTGGCGCTGGTGCCTCTACGTCAACGTGGCCATCGCCGCCGTGGCCTTCGTCGGTGCACGCCGCGTCGTTCCGCGCACCCCCGGCACCGGAGATTTGCGCGCCGACATCCCCGGCGTGCTTCTCGTGGGCTCCGGCCTGGTGTGTGCCGTCTCCGCATGCACCTCCTCGTATGCGCCTTGGTTGGCCTTCGCCGCCGTCGTGCTCCTTGCGCTCTTCGTCGTCCGTGAAGCGCGCGCCGAGAATCCGCTCTTGCCGCTGCACATCGTGGCCGATCGCAACCGCGGTGGGGCATGCCTCTGCGCCGCCTTGGCCATCGTGGGCATGTTCGGGCTCTTTCTCTTGCTCACGTACTATTTCCAGACCGTCCTTCACTACCCGCCGGTCATGGCCGGCCTGGCCTTTCTGCCGATGACCGCCTCGTCGCTCTTCGTGGCGACCACCCTGGCCAGTCGCCTGCTACCGCGCCTCCCACCGCGCGCGCTGATGGCGCCGGGGCTGCTCACGGCATCGTTCGGCATGGCCCTGCTCACCCGAATCGATGCCGACACGCACTACCTGACGGGCATTCTCCCCGCCGAGATCTGCGTCGGCCTCGGTATGGGCTGCGCCATGATCACCGCCTTCAGCGTGGCCACGCAGGGCATCTCCCCGCGCGAAGCGGGAGTGGCCTCGGCCACGGTCAACGCCTCCCAGCAAGTGGGCGGATCCATCGGCACCGCCCTGCTCAACGCCGTCGCTGCATCGTCCCTCGTTCCCGTGCAGGGCTACGCCACGGCGGCAGCCTGGGCCTCCGGCGCGCTCTTCGTGGCCTCTCTTCTGGCCACACTCTTCATCACCTTGCCCACGGCGGCATCACCGCGAACAGGCTCTGCGCCGCAAATGCAAGCCCCGCCACCACGCTGA
- a CDS encoding NAD(P)H-binding protein, with the protein MILVTGATGHVGRELLPMLLARGHAVRAMSRRPEAARLPEGVDVVRGDFDDASSLDTAVQGTRCIFLVTTQPIGSIPAPTHEARVVEAARRAGVRHIVKLSVLGGAAQGTTHDPISRWHHAAEGAIKESGIAWTMLRPGRFMSNALQWSAMIRETGKVHVSFARRPAASIDPADIAAVAACALTEPGHEGKAYELSGPEALTPEQEISILATVLGRPLSLVPLDNDAARAGMRRWGMSDDVIDAAFARSETAHGTEVLPTASQVTGRAPRTFEQWARAHAGAFR; encoded by the coding sequence ATGATTCTGGTCACCGGGGCGACGGGACACGTGGGCAGGGAGCTTTTGCCGATGCTGTTGGCGCGCGGCCATGCCGTGCGGGCGATGAGCCGGCGGCCGGAGGCGGCTCGACTTCCAGAGGGGGTCGACGTGGTGCGCGGCGACTTCGACGATGCATCGAGCCTGGACACCGCGGTGCAGGGCACGCGTTGCATTTTTCTCGTGACCACGCAGCCGATCGGCAGCATTCCCGCGCCGACCCACGAAGCGCGCGTGGTGGAGGCCGCACGGCGCGCGGGCGTACGTCACATCGTCAAGTTGTCCGTGCTCGGGGGCGCCGCCCAGGGCACGACCCACGATCCCATTTCGCGCTGGCATCACGCGGCCGAGGGAGCCATCAAGGAGAGCGGCATCGCCTGGACGATGCTGCGCCCGGGGCGCTTCATGTCCAACGCACTCCAGTGGTCCGCGATGATCCGCGAGACGGGCAAGGTTCACGTTTCCTTCGCACGCCGTCCCGCCGCATCGATCGATCCGGCGGACATCGCCGCCGTGGCCGCGTGCGCACTCACCGAGCCCGGCCACGAGGGCAAGGCCTACGAGCTTTCCGGCCCCGAGGCGCTGACGCCGGAGCAGGAGATCTCCATCCTCGCCACCGTCTTGGGCCGCCCGCTCTCCCTCGTGCCGCTCGACAACGACGCCGCGCGCGCCGGAATGCGCCGATGGGGCATGTCCGACGACGTCATCGATGCAGCCTTTGCCCGCTCCGAGACGGCGCACGGTACCGAGGTGCTTCCCACCGCCTCGCAGGTGACGGGGCGCGCGCCGCGCACCTTCGAACAATGGGCGAGGGCACATGCAGGCGCGTTCCGTTGA
- a CDS encoding RNA polymerase sigma factor, translated as MGWRPSFRSIYEAEFDYVWQTLRRLGVRPSDLEDVAHDVFVTVHRKLDDYDSFRPIRPWLFGIAFRVASDYRRTSRFKREVFDSEPERQDTAPIADAQFEAREAQRLVMAALETINLDQRAVFILHELDGQTIPEVASALGEPLNTVYSRLRLARKAFCAAVTRMQQQTQRVKA; from the coding sequence GTGGGCTGGCGACCATCCTTCCGATCCATCTACGAGGCAGAATTCGACTACGTTTGGCAAACGCTTCGGCGTCTGGGGGTGCGTCCCTCGGATCTCGAGGACGTGGCCCACGATGTTTTCGTGACCGTTCACCGCAAACTCGACGACTACGACTCGTTTCGCCCCATTCGCCCGTGGCTCTTCGGCATAGCTTTTCGCGTAGCATCTGATTACCGACGGACTTCCCGCTTCAAGCGCGAGGTCTTCGACAGCGAACCCGAGAGGCAAGACACGGCACCCATCGCCGACGCGCAGTTCGAGGCGAGGGAAGCACAAAGGTTGGTGATGGCGGCGCTCGAAACGATCAACTTGGACCAACGGGCGGTTTTCATCCTGCACGAGCTGGATGGACAGACCATTCCCGAGGTCGCGAGCGCGCTGGGGGAACCGCTCAACACCGTGTACTCGCGCCTGCGGCTCGCGCGCAAAGCCTTCTGCGCCGCCGTCACGCGCATGCAGCAGCAAACGCAACGGGTGAAAGCATGA
- a CDS encoding DUF72 domain-containing protein: MPRVSRVHIGISGWNYPSWRGVFYPKGLPQKQELAYASRTFDSIEVNGSFYSLLRPPSVAQWYEATPDGFVFSIKGSRFITHLKRLRDIEIPLANFFASGVLALRDKLGPILWQLPPSTQFDSERLEQFFDLLPRTTHAAANLARKHDHRLEGRAYLRPHDDRPILHALEVRHPTFGDPAFLALLRKCDIALCIADTAGRFPYFDGVTSNFVYVRLHGDTKLYESGYSKRALRTWAERIAGWQRKLRGKGDVYVYFDNDAKVRAPFDACTLRTICDEGLGRLAERTFRVCPAP, encoded by the coding sequence GTGCCTAGAGTTAGCCGTGTTCATATTGGAATATCCGGATGGAACTACCCATCTTGGCGCGGCGTCTTTTATCCAAAAGGCCTCCCGCAGAAACAGGAACTCGCTTATGCCAGCCGCACGTTCGACAGCATCGAGGTCAACGGCTCGTTCTATTCGCTTCTCCGGCCCCCCAGCGTGGCCCAATGGTACGAGGCCACGCCCGACGGCTTCGTCTTTTCCATCAAAGGGAGCCGCTTCATCACCCATCTCAAACGGCTGCGCGACATCGAAATTCCACTGGCCAATTTCTTTGCCTCGGGTGTGCTTGCCTTGCGCGACAAGCTGGGCCCCATCCTTTGGCAACTGCCTCCGAGCACACAGTTCGATTCGGAGCGTCTCGAGCAATTTTTCGACTTGCTGCCGCGCACGACCCACGCCGCAGCAAACCTAGCCCGAAAGCACGATCATCGCCTCGAAGGCCGCGCCTACCTGCGACCGCACGACGATCGTCCGATTCTTCATGCTTTGGAGGTGCGACATCCGACCTTTGGCGATCCGGCGTTTCTTGCCTTGCTTCGAAAATGCGATATCGCACTTTGTATTGCCGACACCGCCGGTCGCTTCCCTTATTTCGATGGCGTGACGTCCAACTTCGTTTACGTGCGCCTGCACGGCGATACCAAACTTTACGAAAGCGGATATAGCAAACGCGCGCTCCGGACATGGGCGGAACGCATCGCGGGATGGCAGCGCAAGCTGCGCGGCAAAGGCGATGTCTACGTGTACTTCGACAACGACGCCAAAGTCCGTGCGCCCTTCGACGCGTGCACCCTGCGTACCATCTGCGACGAAGGCCTCGGGCGTCTTGCGGAACGAACGTTTCGGGTGTGCCCGGCACCGTAG
- the ligD gene encoding DNA ligase D: MKKDALRRYRTMRDFDATPEPRGPEPSARRGAKALSYVVQRHDATRLHYDFRLELDGVLKSWAVPKGPSLVPGDKRLAVEVEDHPLDYGHFEGAIPEGHYGAGHVLLWDEGTWEPEGDPHTGLTKGRLSFRLEGKRLHGGFSLVRMRNRGEKQNQWLLLKTRDAHAKAPGSKEVTAAARVPKLESFHVQLATLDEEIPKGEGWIFEPKLDGYRALASVENGKVHIVSRTGQDWTARFAPIRKALAELPIQSAVLDGEICALDERGLPSFQKMQNAKDAEVVYYIFDLLFVDGFDVRDRPLETRKAMLASILGNRKAPIGYVSHSPAEQGAELFELACQQGVEGVVAKRKDQPHRPARTRDWIKVKCQQRQELVIVGFTAPGGSRPGLGALLLGVHGEGGELRYVGKVGTGFTARVLRDLHRRLSKLAIDKPAVARAPRMRNATWVKPELVAEVRFTEWTKDGALRHPAFVGLREDKPSRDVVREQRDPRERRAEDDATVAGIRITHPDRVLDRASGTTKIALARYIESVSSCMLPYVEHRPLALVRCPEGDRAECFFQKQRTPGMPKSIHGSKIGKNAVLYVQDAEGLVSLAQFGAVELHGWGSRLPNPLHPDWIVMDIDPDVSLPFTRVVEAAFALRDAWKSIGLTSFVKTTGGKGLHVVVPIVPELGWDDVKDFTHAIALRFEKEDPHRYTAVMSKRSRHGKIFIDYLRNGHGATAIVPYSSRARPGATVAMPVAWRDLAHLDPQDFTVETVPKLLARRRKDPWAGFFELEQRLPSAPAERRKSA; encoded by the coding sequence ATGAAGAAAGACGCCCTCCGCCGATATCGAACCATGCGCGACTTCGACGCGACCCCCGAGCCGCGCGGGCCCGAACCAAGTGCGCGCCGCGGAGCCAAGGCGCTCTCCTACGTGGTTCAACGTCATGACGCAACCCGATTGCATTACGACTTCCGTCTCGAATTGGACGGAGTGCTCAAGAGCTGGGCCGTCCCCAAAGGCCCTAGTTTGGTGCCGGGCGACAAGCGCCTTGCCGTCGAGGTCGAGGATCACCCGCTCGACTATGGCCACTTCGAGGGCGCCATTCCCGAGGGCCATTACGGCGCCGGCCACGTGCTGCTTTGGGACGAGGGCACGTGGGAGCCCGAGGGCGATCCGCACACCGGCCTCACCAAGGGCCGCTTGTCCTTTCGGCTCGAGGGCAAGCGGCTGCATGGCGGATTCTCGCTCGTGCGCATGCGCAATCGCGGCGAAAAGCAGAATCAATGGCTCTTGCTCAAAACGCGCGATGCGCACGCCAAGGCCCCCGGCTCGAAGGAGGTAACCGCGGCGGCGCGCGTGCCGAAGCTCGAGTCGTTCCACGTGCAGCTCGCGACCTTGGACGAGGAAATCCCGAAGGGCGAGGGATGGATCTTCGAACCGAAGCTCGACGGATACCGCGCGCTCGCCTCCGTCGAGAACGGCAAAGTTCATATCGTGAGCCGCACGGGCCAAGACTGGACTGCGCGTTTCGCCCCCATCCGCAAGGCACTCGCCGAATTGCCCATCCAATCGGCGGTCCTGGACGGTGAGATCTGCGCGCTCGACGAGCGCGGTCTTCCCAGCTTCCAAAAGATGCAAAATGCCAAAGATGCGGAGGTGGTTTACTATATTTTCGATTTGCTCTTCGTCGACGGATTCGACGTGCGCGATCGTCCGCTGGAAACGCGAAAAGCCATGCTGGCGTCCATTCTGGGGAATCGCAAAGCGCCCATTGGATACGTTTCACACTCGCCCGCCGAACAAGGCGCCGAGCTTTTCGAGCTCGCATGCCAACAAGGCGTCGAGGGCGTCGTGGCCAAGCGCAAAGACCAGCCGCATCGCCCTGCACGCACGCGCGATTGGATCAAAGTGAAATGCCAGCAGCGCCAGGAACTGGTCATCGTCGGCTTCACCGCGCCCGGAGGAAGCCGGCCGGGCCTGGGCGCACTCCTCCTCGGTGTGCACGGCGAAGGTGGCGAGCTCCGTTACGTTGGTAAGGTGGGCACCGGCTTCACCGCCCGCGTACTGCGCGATCTGCACCGCCGCCTTTCGAAGCTCGCCATCGACAAGCCCGCCGTGGCTCGAGCGCCCCGCATGCGCAATGCCACGTGGGTGAAGCCGGAGCTCGTCGCCGAGGTGCGCTTCACGGAGTGGACCAAGGACGGCGCACTCCGCCACCCGGCCTTCGTCGGCCTGCGCGAGGACAAACCTTCGCGCGACGTCGTACGCGAACAACGCGACCCACGCGAACGCCGCGCTGAGGACGATGCGACCGTGGCCGGCATCCGCATCACCCATCCCGATCGCGTGCTCGATCGCGCCTCCGGAACCACGAAGATCGCGCTGGCCCGTTACATCGAATCCGTATCCTCGTGCATGCTCCCGTACGTGGAGCATCGCCCGCTCGCGCTGGTCCGCTGCCCCGAAGGTGACCGCGCCGAGTGCTTTTTCCAGAAGCAGCGCACGCCCGGCATGCCCAAGTCCATCCATGGCTCGAAAATCGGCAAGAACGCCGTGCTCTACGTGCAGGACGCCGAAGGCCTCGTGTCCCTCGCGCAATTCGGTGCCGTCGAACTCCATGGGTGGGGCTCGCGCCTGCCCAATCCGCTGCACCCCGATTGGATCGTCATGGATATCGATCCGGATGTTTCCTTGCCCTTCACGCGGGTCGTCGAAGCGGCCTTCGCGCTGCGCGATGCATGGAAGAGCATTGGACTCACCAGCTTCGTCAAGACCACCGGCGGCAAAGGCTTGCACGTCGTCGTCCCCATCGTGCCGGAACTCGGCTGGGACGACGTGAAAGACTTCACCCACGCGATTGCACTCCGCTTCGAGAAAGAGGACCCACACCGCTACACGGCGGTGATGTCGAAGCGTTCACGCCACGGAAAAATCTTCATCGACTACCTTCGCAACGGCCATGGCGCCACCGCCATCGTTCCTTATTCATCCCGCGCGCGGCCGGGTGCCACCGTGGCCATGCCCGTCGCCTGGCGTGATCTCGCACACCTCGATCCGCAGGACTTCACCGTGGAGACCGTCCCCAAGCTCCTCGCGCGGCGGCGCAAAGATCCCTGGGCTGGCTTTTTCGAGCTCGAGCAACGACTTCCATCTGCGCCGGCGGAGCGGCGCAAGAGTGCCTAG
- a CDS encoding UdgX family uracil-DNA binding protein (This protein belongs to the uracil DNA glycosylase superfamily, members of which act in excision repair of DNA. However, it belongs more specifically to UdgX branch, whose founding member was found to bind uracil in DNA (where it does not belong), without cleaving it, appears to promote DNA repair by a pathway involving RecA, rather than base excision.): MSAVKSLPRLREEAKSCQRCDLWRTGTQTVFGEGPSRAEILFIGEQPGDVEDIQGRPFVGPAGRLLDQALAEAGIDRRRVYMTNVVKHFKWTPRGKRRLHSKPNQGEITACRFWLDAELAAVKPRIIVCLGATAAQALLGKSFRVTQHRGEPVPSPLAPVVLATVHPSSLLRAPDPETRRTERARFVRDLVAVRRLLEMAA; this comes from the coding sequence ATGAGCGCCGTGAAGTCGTTGCCGCGCCTGCGCGAGGAGGCCAAATCGTGTCAGCGCTGCGATCTGTGGCGCACGGGCACGCAGACCGTGTTCGGCGAGGGCCCTTCGCGCGCGGAGATCTTGTTCATCGGCGAGCAGCCCGGCGACGTCGAGGACATTCAAGGCAGGCCCTTCGTCGGGCCGGCCGGACGGCTTCTCGACCAGGCGCTCGCGGAGGCCGGCATCGACCGACGGCGCGTATACATGACCAACGTCGTGAAGCACTTCAAATGGACACCGCGCGGGAAGCGCCGTCTCCACAGCAAGCCCAATCAGGGCGAGATCACGGCCTGCCGCTTCTGGCTCGACGCCGAGCTGGCCGCGGTCAAGCCGCGCATCATCGTGTGCCTCGGCGCGACGGCGGCGCAGGCTCTCCTCGGCAAATCGTTCCGCGTCACGCAGCACCGCGGCGAGCCTGTGCCTTCTCCGCTTGCGCCCGTGGTGCTGGCCACAGTGCATCCGTCCTCTTTGTTGCGCGCACCGGATCCCGAGACGCGTCGCACTGAGCGTGCGCGGTTCGTGCGCGATCTGGTGGCGGTGCGCAGGCTCCTGGAGATGGCCGCATGA
- a CDS encoding Ku protein, whose translation MAHAIWSGTINFGLVNIPVRLVTAVRDASGVHFNFLHDEDEGTLHNERICNECGKKVSWEHVVRGYPFKKGEYVVVDDEDFQAAAVEATQSIDIVQFANEDEIDPMLYEKPYYLEPEKKAHHAYALLRTALAESGKVGIARVVLRSREHIAALKPSGDVLVLDMLHWKTDVVDVGTLELPKPASKAASARAGEMKAANMLIESMTAKFDIGEFHDTYHEKLMALIDRKARGKPMPKLKKARPRATNVVDLADVLQRSLAATKRKRTRKAAA comes from the coding sequence ATGGCGCACGCAATCTGGAGCGGGACCATTAACTTCGGGCTGGTCAATATCCCGGTGCGACTCGTCACCGCAGTGCGTGATGCATCGGGCGTCCATTTTAACTTTCTCCACGACGAGGACGAGGGCACCCTCCACAACGAGCGCATCTGCAACGAATGTGGAAAGAAGGTGTCCTGGGAGCACGTCGTCCGCGGATATCCGTTCAAGAAAGGCGAATACGTCGTCGTCGACGATGAAGACTTCCAAGCCGCCGCCGTCGAGGCCACGCAGTCCATCGACATCGTCCAATTCGCGAACGAAGACGAGATCGATCCGATGCTCTACGAAAAGCCATATTACCTGGAGCCGGAAAAGAAGGCACACCACGCCTATGCGTTGCTCCGCACGGCGCTTGCGGAATCGGGCAAGGTCGGCATCGCCCGGGTGGTGCTGCGATCGCGCGAGCACATTGCCGCGTTGAAACCGAGCGGGGACGTGCTGGTGCTGGACATGCTGCACTGGAAGACCGACGTCGTCGACGTGGGCACGCTCGAATTGCCCAAGCCCGCCTCCAAGGCCGCCAGCGCGCGCGCTGGCGAAATGAAGGCCGCCAACATGCTCATCGAGAGCATGACGGCGAAGTTCGATATCGGTGAGTTCCACGATACCTACCATGAAAAGCTGATGGCCTTGATCGATCGCAAGGCGCGCGGCAAGCCCATGCCCAAGTTGAAGAAGGCTCGGCCTCGTGCGACCAATGTCGTCGACTTGGCCGATGTGCTGCAGCGCAGCCTCGCCGCGACCAAGCGTAAGCGCACGCGAAAGGCGGCCGCATGA
- a CDS encoding Gfo/Idh/MocA family oxidoreductase: MDSTRKIRYAVAGAGNIAQAAVLPAFEHARENSELAAIISSDPEKRETLATHYGLRHVGSYDQLESILAQGKIDALYIALPNSMHREFTERAARAKVHVLCEKPMAMTEEDCEAMIRACRDANVKLMIAYRLHFEEANLRAIELVKNGTLGPVRLFDSSFAQQVRPGDIRTRAEVGGGALFDTGIYCVNAARAIFRDEPEEVFAYQVSHGDGRFRGVDATTVAVLRFPGERIATFGSSQGAATIDTYRIIGTEGDLRVEPAYTYQGDLTHTLTVGGETRTTIFTKRDQFAPELVAFSRCILEGTEPEPSGEEGLADVRILRAIARAAREGRPVKLGPFHVARRPDLRNEIAKPPVREPKTVNAPSPSLPSNGSVNVRGR, from the coding sequence ATGGATTCCACCCGAAAAATTCGTTATGCCGTCGCCGGGGCCGGCAATATTGCACAAGCTGCGGTGTTGCCCGCATTCGAGCATGCCCGAGAGAATTCGGAGCTCGCTGCCATCATCTCGTCCGATCCGGAAAAGCGCGAAACGCTCGCGACCCACTATGGGTTGCGCCACGTCGGATCGTACGATCAGCTCGAATCCATTCTGGCGCAGGGCAAGATCGATGCACTTTACATCGCACTTCCCAATTCGATGCACCGCGAATTCACGGAACGGGCGGCGCGGGCCAAGGTGCACGTGCTCTGCGAAAAGCCCATGGCCATGACCGAGGAAGACTGCGAGGCCATGATCCGCGCCTGCCGCGATGCGAACGTGAAGCTCATGATCGCCTACCGCCTGCACTTCGAGGAGGCGAACTTGCGCGCCATCGAGCTCGTGAAAAACGGGACGCTGGGGCCCGTGCGGCTCTTCGATTCGTCGTTCGCGCAGCAAGTGAGGCCGGGCGACATCCGCACCCGCGCGGAGGTGGGCGGCGGGGCGCTGTTCGACACGGGCATCTATTGTGTCAATGCGGCACGGGCCATCTTCCGGGACGAGCCCGAGGAAGTGTTCGCGTACCAGGTTTCGCACGGCGATGGGCGCTTCCGCGGGGTGGATGCCACCACGGTCGCGGTGCTGCGCTTTCCCGGCGAGCGCATCGCCACGTTCGGCTCGAGCCAGGGAGCAGCCACCATCGACACGTACCGAATCATCGGCACCGAGGGCGATCTCCGGGTCGAGCCCGCGTATACGTATCAAGGCGATCTGACGCATACGCTCACCGTCGGCGGCGAAACGCGTACGACCATTTTTACCAAGCGTGACCAGTTTGCACCCGAGCTCGTCGCGTTCTCGCGCTGCATTTTGGAAGGAACGGAGCCCGAGCCGTCGGGCGAAGAAGGGCTGGCCGACGTGCGCATCCTGCGCGCCATTGCCCGTGCGGCGCGCGAAGGACGACCGGTGAAGCTCGGCCCCTTCCACGTCGCGCGTCGGCCCGATCTGCGCAATGAGATTGCGAAGCCGCCGGTGCGAGAGCCCAAGACGGTCAACGCTCCTTCGCCCAGCCTGCCAAGCAATGGATCAGTCAACGTGCGCGGGCGCTGA
- a CDS encoding response regulator yields the protein MISSTATPQSLLVVDDEKSLVELVSYFLRGKGFDIVQGKDGIDAFSSILLHEPRLMLLDLCLPCITGLEVIKQLRDDAKTADVPIVAMSADSSLLDRALDLGADEALAKPFSRERLVEVVGRLMPSVPSAPAHVD from the coding sequence ATGATTTCTTCCACCGCTACTCCGCAATCCCTGCTCGTCGTCGACGACGAAAAAAGCCTCGTCGAACTCGTGTCGTATTTTCTTCGCGGCAAAGGATTCGATATCGTGCAAGGCAAAGATGGTATCGATGCCTTCTCCTCGATATTGCTGCACGAACCGCGTTTGATGTTGCTCGACTTGTGCCTCCCGTGCATCACGGGGCTCGAGGTCATCAAGCAGCTTCGCGACGATGCGAAGACGGCCGATGTTCCCATCGTTGCCATGAGCGCCGATTCGTCCCTGCTCGATCGCGCGCTGGATCTCGGCGCCGACGAGGCGCTCGCGAAGCCTTTCAGCCGCGAGCGCCTCGTGGAGGTCGTGGGGCGGCTCATGCCATCGGTGCCATCAGCGCCCGCGCACGTTGACTGA
- a CDS encoding general secretion pathway protein GspC — MITPALVMMAAFFGAQGVMQVIRLGLMTDAASLTREPLAPRPPTVATAGRHATSADAILARNPFDSETGPLGVAKAAANTDANGAEPSAAVCEGVKVHIIAASSDPDWSYAALSDGAAGAENAPSNVVLRRRGGDFNGKKVAYVGSDRVWLDNNGSICQARLFSEPAAAEPTKPRGPSDAAKPVPGGNTALPPAIANGIKKVGNNEYDIDRAVVDQVFEHQGELFRHRIVPAQDSSGKTIGINVFGVPKDSLLGRLGIENADRIQQINGYDAGNPEKMLEALGRLRTADHLTLTGSRNGKNFAIDYNIK; from the coding sequence ATGATCACCCCGGCCCTCGTCATGATGGCCGCCTTCTTCGGCGCCCAGGGCGTCATGCAGGTGATCCGCCTTGGTCTCATGACGGACGCGGCCAGCCTCACGCGAGAGCCCCTTGCGCCGCGACCACCGACGGTGGCCACGGCAGGCAGGCATGCGACGAGCGCCGACGCCATCCTCGCCCGCAATCCCTTCGACTCGGAGACCGGACCGTTGGGCGTTGCCAAAGCTGCGGCCAACACGGACGCGAATGGTGCCGAGCCCTCCGCGGCCGTCTGCGAGGGCGTGAAGGTGCACATCATTGCAGCATCGAGCGATCCCGATTGGTCTTACGCCGCGCTGAGTGACGGAGCCGCCGGCGCGGAGAACGCACCGTCGAACGTCGTTTTGCGCCGCCGCGGCGGAGACTTCAATGGCAAGAAGGTCGCCTACGTCGGCAGCGATCGCGTTTGGCTCGACAACAATGGCTCCATTTGCCAGGCCCGCCTCTTCTCCGAGCCTGCCGCTGCCGAACCGACCAAACCACGTGGCCCGTCCGACGCCGCCAAGCCGGTTCCGGGAGGGAATACCGCGCTTCCACCGGCGATTGCCAATGGCATCAAAAAGGTGGGCAACAACGAGTACGACATCGACCGCGCCGTGGTCGATCAGGTTTTCGAACACCAAGGGGAATTGTTTCGCCACAGAATCGTTCCCGCCCAAGACAGCAGCGGCAAGACCATCGGCATCAACGTCTTCGGTGTGCCCAAGGACTCCTTGCTCGGGAGGCTCGGCATCGAGAATGCCGACCGCATTCAACAGATCAACGGCTACGACGCGGGCAATCCCGAGAAGATGCTGGAAGCGCTCGGCCGCCTCCGTACCGCCGACCACCTGACCCTGACCGGGAGCCGAAACGGCAAGAATTTCGCGATCGATTACAACATCAAATGA